One Cucurbita pepo subsp. pepo cultivar mu-cu-16 chromosome LG11, ASM280686v2, whole genome shotgun sequence DNA window includes the following coding sequences:
- the LOC111805158 gene encoding 40S ribosomal protein S24-1 produces MADKAVTIRTRKFMTNRLLSRKQFVIDVLHPGRPNVSKAELKEKLARIYDVKDPNSIFVFKFRTHFGGGKSTGFGLIYDSVENAKKYEPKYRLIRNGLDTKVEKSRKQMKERKNRAKKIRGVKKTKASDAAKAGKKK; encoded by the exons ATGGCGGACAAGGCAGTCACCATCCGGACCAGGAAGTTCATGACCAACAGGCTCCTATCCAGGAAGCAATTC GTCATTGATGTTCTTCACCCAGGCAGACCCAATGTCTCAAAG GCTGAACTGAAGGAGAAATTGGCCAGAATCTATGATGTGAAAGACCCAAATTCTATCTTTGTTTTCAAGTTCAGAACTCACTTTGGTGGTGGTAAATCCACTGGGTTCGGTTTAATCTATGATTCAGTTGAAAATGCAAAGAAGTACGAGCCAAAATACAGGCTAATCAGG AATGGACTCGACACCAAGgtagaaaaatcaagaaagcAAATGAAGGAAAGGAAGAACAGGGCAAAGAAAATCCGCGGAGTCAAGAAG ACCAAGGCTTCAGATGCTGCCAAGgcaggaaagaaaaaatga
- the LOC111805157 gene encoding uncharacterized protein LOC111805157 produces MAAAAYASARPTLSFHLSQPSVPSPRFNFKPPLVAFPPLQRSAAARPIPIFTLNSIDVSKEDKPTSEDPDLAAVVGEEAAEAAEEKLDRRRMEEKFAVLNTGIYECRSCGHKFDEAVGDPTYPIAPGLPFEQLPEDWRCPTCGAAKSFFESKSVEIAGFAQNQQYGLGGNTLTSGQKAVLIYGTLFFFFALFLSGYFLQ; encoded by the coding sequence atggctgctgctgcttatGCCTCTGCAAGACCCACTCTCTCCTTCCATCTCTCTCAACCCTCCGTTCCCAGTCCCAGATTCAATTTCAAACCCCCCCTCGTTGCCTTTCCGCCGTTGCAGAGATCGGCGGCGGCGAGACCCATCCCCATTTTCACCCTCAACTCCATCGACGTCtccaaagaagacaaaccCACTTCGGAAGACCCGGATTTGGCGGCGGTAGTTGGGGAAGaggcggcggaggcggcggAGGAGAAGTTGGACAGGCGGCGGATGGAGGAGAAATTTGCAGTGCTGAACACGGGGATATATGAGTGCAGGTCGTGTGGGCATAAGTTCGACGAGGCGGTTGGGGATCCGACGTATCCGATAGCGCCGGGGCTGCCGTTCGAGCAGCTGCCGGAGGACTGGCGGTGCCCGACGTGTGGGGCGGCGAAGAGCTTCTTCGAGAGTAAGAGTGTGGAGATAGCGGGGTTTGCTCAGAATCAGCAGTACGGACTTGGAGGGAACACTCTGACTTCAGGTCAGAAGGCAGTGCTCATCTATGGAaccttgttcttcttctttgctttgttcctctctgGCTATTTCTTGCAATGA
- the LOC111805375 gene encoding probable serine/threonine-protein kinase WNK9 isoform X2, whose protein sequence is MDGLSDLEPDCSVFVEVDPTGRYGRYDDVLGKGASKTVYRAFDEYEGIEVAWNQVKLYDFLQSPEDLERLYCEIHLLKTLKHRNIMKFYTSWVDIANRNINFVTEMFTSGTLRQYRLKHKRVDIRAVKHWCRQILRGLHYLHSHEPPVIHRDLKCDNIFVNGNQGEVKIGDLGLAAILRKSHADHCVGTPEFMAPEVYAEAYNELVDIYSFGMCMLEMITFEYPYSECTHPAQIYKKVISGRKPDALYKVKDPEVRRFIDKCLATVSLRLSASELLNDAFLQVDNGEYDLRTVDYDSSFCNGYPYDYSFEASSESVDNGEYDLRTVDYDSSFCNGYPYDYSFEASSESGYHPIDTETNGIELFEYCEGEHSDDVDISIKGKMREGGSIFLRLRIADKEGRIRNIYFPFDVETDTALSVTREMVAELDITDQDVTRIADMIDGEIASLVPEWRSGSRQSYCHNCATATYNNAIIQNSEVAPCCGHRHASIHGRFEEIMYQADESENHTAEAAENVSSLSVCLNYPETWGRRESHELSSMSSRHSHSDEDYEKIERSVTVTDTKEVIIERKTALNTRRSLRSLLNSPSLDDVQQEMRWIKAKYQIELSKLRDDRYARDTNRSSTDSHVYTNSSCCGTDSERARNRKAMEAASIVEKVVTAKNACTGSLLPSSLHRTISLPVDAVNM, encoded by the exons ATGGATGGTCTCTCAGATCTTGAGCCCgattgctctgtttttgttgAAGTTGATCCCACTGGCAGATATGGCAGa TACGATGATGTTTTGGGGAAAGGAGCTTCGAAAACAGT ttACAGAGCATTTGATGAatatgaaggaatcgaggTCGCTTGGAATCAAGTGAAACTCTATGATTTCTTGCAAAGTCCTGAAGATTTGGAAAGGCTTTACTGTGAGATTCATCTTTTGAAAACATTGAAACACagaaatattatgaaattctACACTTCTTGGGTTGATATTGCTAATAGAAACATCAATTTTGTTACTGAAATGTTCACTTCTGGTACTCTTAGACA GTATAGGTTGAAGCATAAGAGAGTTGATATTAGAGCTGTGAAGCATTGGTGCAGGCAGATTTTGAGGGGGCTTCATTATTTGCATAGCCATGAGCCTCCTGTGATCCATAGAGATCTCAAGtgtgataatatttttgttaatgggAATCAAGGGGAGGTTAAGATTGGTGATCTTGGACTTGCTGCAATTCTCAGGAAATCTCATGCTGATCATTGTGTGG GGACACCCGAGTTTATGGCTCCAGAAGTGTACGCGGAGGCGTACAACGAATTAGTCGATATCTATTCATTTGGAATGTGCATGCTGGAGATGATAACTTTCGAGTATCCATACAGCGAATGCACTCATCCCGCTCAGATCTACAAGAAAGTCATATCT GGGAGAAAACCAGATGCCTTGTACAAAGTGAAGGATCCCGAAGTGCGACGGTTCATCGATAAGTGTTTGGCAACCGTTTCGCTTAGGCTATCGGCATCGGAGCTTTTGAATGATGCTTTTCTTCAAGTTGATAATGGCGAATATGATCTAAGAACTGTTGATTATGACAGCTCTTTTTGTAATGGATATCCATATGATTATAGTTTTGAAGCTTCAAGTGAGTCAG TTGATAATGGCGAATATGATCTAAGAACTGTTGATTATGACAGCTCTTTTTGTAATGGATATCCATATGATTATAGTTTTGAAGCTTCAAGTGAGTCAGGTTATCATCCAATTGATACTGAAACCAATGGCATTGAACTTTTTGAGTATTGTGAAGGTGAACACTCTGATGATGTTGATATCAGCATCAAAGGGAAGATGAGAGAAGGTGGTAGCATCTTCTTAAGACTCAGAATTGCAGATAAAGAAG GGCGTATCAGGAACATTTATTTCCCGTTCGACGTCGAGACGGATACAGCATTGAGTGTTACGAGGGAAATGGTTGCAGAGCTGGATATTACAGATCAAGACGTAACGAGAATTGCTGATATGATCGACGGGGAAATCGCTTCCTTGGTGCCTGAATGGAGGTCGGGTTCGAGGCAAAGCTATTGCCATAATTGTGCTACTGCTACTTACAACAATGCCATAATTCAGAACTCTGAGGTAGCTCCATGCTGTGGACATCGACATGCTTCGATTCACGGTCGTTTTGAGGAGATAATGTATCAAGCTGACGAGTCCGAGAATCATACAGCAGAGGCTGCAGAAAATGTGTCGAGCCTTTCTGTTTGCTTGAATTATCCCGAAACGTGGGGACGTCGTGAAAGCCATGAACTTAGTTCAATGAGCTCAAGACATAGCCACTCGGATGAAGATTACGAGAAAATAGAACGATCAGTTACAGTCACGGACACGAAAGAAGTGATAATCGAACGTAAAACTGCTCTTAACACGAGACGCTCGCTTCGGAGCCTATTGAATTCCCCTTCATTAGATGATGTTCAACAAGAAATGAGATGGATTAAGGCCAAGTACCAAATAGAATTAAGCAAGCTCAGAGATGATAGGTATGCTCGAGACACGAACCGAAGTAGTACCGATAGCCATGTTTATACAAATAGTAGCTGTTGCGGTACAGACTCGGAAAGAGCTCGAAATCGCAAGGCCATGGAGGCGGCCTCCATTGTGGAGAAGGTAGTCACTGCTAAAAATGCCTGCACTGGTTCATTGCTGCCAAGCTCACTTCATAGAACTATCTCTCTCCCAGTTGATGCTGTGAATATGTAA
- the LOC111804973 gene encoding uncharacterized protein LOC111804973, with product MTGICYCPPLPPSLSPKMVTAIRCFSSSPENSNGSRRKEASAIVKIAVSGVTELLRLFSSPISKRVDGVGDNQGEEFVVAGIDDVLNILKSDYENAYFVTGIFTSAIYADDCLFEDPTIRFRGKELYSRNLKLLVPFFDCPSIQLQTINKGNKSGVEFVLAAWKLRTYLKLPWRPLISIDGSTLYELDEELKIARHAESWSVSALEAITQIFIPSFKGD from the exons ATGACCGGAATCTGTTACTGCCCACCGCTTCCCCCATCTCTATCCCCCAAG ATGGTAACCGCCATACGATGCTTCTCAAGCTCGCCGGAGAATTCTAATGGTAGCCGGAGGAAAGAGGCATCTGCGATTGTGAAAATCGCTGTGAGTGGAGTGACAGAGCTTCTTAGGCTTTTCTCGTCTCCGATCAGTAAGAG AGTTGATGGAGTTGGGGACAATCAGGGAGAGGAATTTGTAGTTGCAGGCATCGATGATGTTCTAAATATCCTGAAATCAGATTACGAGAATGCTTACTTTGTTACTG GGATATTCACTTCTGCAATTTATGCTGACGATTGTCTCTTTGAAGATCCAACCATCAGGTTTCgag GTAAGGAGCTGTATTCACGGAATCTAAAGTTACTTGTTCCCTTTTTTGACTGTCCCTCAATCCAGTTACAAACGATCAATAAG GGTAACAAATCTGGAGTTGAATTTGTGCTGGCAGCCTGGAAACTAAG GACATACCTGAAACTTCCTTGGAGGCCACTCATTTCTATTGATGGAAGTACACTCTATGAACTTGATGAAGAGTTGAAA ATAGCACGGCATGCTGAGAGCTGGAGTGTTTCTGCACTTGAAGCAATAACTCAGATATTCATCCCTAGTTTTAAAGGAGACTGA
- the LOC111805798 gene encoding uncharacterized protein LOC111805798, with protein sequence MLPSCFSHSAVSSTLSNDPIPPPLSIISCIYQTNLFNSPTLLTLTWSLSLSSHSLSLHSSPSASLSASLSTSLSLSPSSFSLFSPTSKSISLHNSHKLKIHWDFSTAKYTPNSAQPISSFYLAISCNGKLQFFLGDLADEFSRRVKSVVLPEESTLLSRREHVFERRNRYVSRAEFLGSLREIAVELCGGVLKVAIDGEVKLAVKRLAWKFRGNERFFIAGNAVDFFWDVFNWVKSEGGSGPGVFVFQIGEGGVWPEYIGAEGKLMKRSLSAAAAAAAGNGSTPAASFPALSPAGSSSSVLQWAEESSSDGGRSSCSSSSRSSGINGGFSLSLYAWRKD encoded by the exons ATGCTTCCATCTTGCTTCAGCCACTCCGCCGTCTCCTCCACACTCTCCAATGATCCAATTCCGCCGCCGCTCTCCATAATCAGCTGCATTTACCAAACCAATCTCTTCAATTCCCCCACTCTCCTCACCCTCACatggtctctctctctctcctcccacTCTCTGTCTCTCCACTCCTCTCCCTCCGCCTCTCTCTCCGCCTCTCTCtccacctctctctctctctccccttcCTCTTTCTCCCTCTTCTCTCCCACCTCCAAATCCATCTCCCTCCATAACTCCCACAAGCTCAAAATCCATTGGGATTTCTCTACAGCCAAATACACCCCCAACTCTGCTCAACCCATTTCTTCATTCTACCTCGCCATTTCTTGTAATGGGAAGCTCCAATTCTTCCTCGGCGACCTGGCCGACGAATTTTCCCGGCGGGTTAAGTCCGTCGTCCTGCCCGAGGAGTCCACGCTCTTGTCCCGTCGGGAACATGTGTTTGAACGGCGAAATCGCTATGTTTCGAGGGCTGAATTCTTGGGGTCGCTAAGGGAAATCGCGGTGGAGCTCTGCGGCGGTGTTCTGAAAGTTGCCATCGATGGGGAGGTTAAGCTCGCCGTGAAGCGGCTGGCGTGGAAATTTAGAGGGAATGAGAG GTTTTTTATCGCCGGCAACGCCGTTGATTTCTTTTGGGATGTCTTCAATTGGGTCAAAAGTGAAGGCGGTAGCGGCCCcggagtttttgtttttcaaatcgGAGAAGGCGGGGTTTGGCCGGAGTACATTGGAGCCGAGGGGAAGTTGATGAAGCGGAGCTtgtcggcggcggcggcggcggcggccgGGAATGGGTCGACGCCGGCTGCATCGTTTCCGGCGTTGTCGCCGGCGGGTTCAAGCTCGAGTGTGTTGCAGTGGGCGGAGGAGAGTAGCAGTGACGGCGGGAGGAGCTCGTGTTCGTCGTCGTCGAGGTCGAGCGGAATCAATGGCGGATTCTCTCTGTCGTTATACGCTTGGAGGAAGGACTGA
- the LOC111805375 gene encoding probable serine/threonine-protein kinase WNK9 isoform X1, with protein MDGLSDLEPDCSVFVEVDPTGRYGRYDDVLGKGASKTVYRAFDEYEGIEVAWNQVKLYDFLQSPEDLERLYCEIHLLKTLKHRNIMKFYTSWVDIANRNINFVTEMFTSGTLRQYRLKHKRVDIRAVKHWCRQILRGLHYLHSHEPPVIHRDLKCDNIFVNGNQGEVKIGDLGLAAILRKSHADHCVGTPEFMAPEVYAEAYNELVDIYSFGMCMLEMITFEYPYSECTHPAQIYKKVISGRKPDALYKVKDPEVRRFIDKCLATVSLRLSASELLNDAFLQVDNGEYDLRTVDYDSSFCNGYPYDYSFEASSESGYHPIDTETNGIELFEYCEGEHSDDVDISIKGKMREGGSIFLRLRIADKEGRIRNIYFPFDVETDTALSVTREMVAELDITDQDVTRIADMIDGEIASLVPEWRSGSRQSYCHNCATATYNNAIIQNSEVAPCCGHRHASIHGRFEEIMYQADESENHTAEAAENVSSLSVCLNYPETWGRRESHELSSMSSRHSHSDEDYEKIERSVTVTDTKEVIIERKTALNTRRSLRSLLNSPSLDDVQQEMRWIKAKYQIELSKLRDDRYARDTNRSSTDSHVYTNSSCCGTDSERARNRKAMEAASIVEKVVTAKNACTGSLLPSSLHRTISLPVDAVNM; from the exons ATGGATGGTCTCTCAGATCTTGAGCCCgattgctctgtttttgttgAAGTTGATCCCACTGGCAGATATGGCAGa TACGATGATGTTTTGGGGAAAGGAGCTTCGAAAACAGT ttACAGAGCATTTGATGAatatgaaggaatcgaggTCGCTTGGAATCAAGTGAAACTCTATGATTTCTTGCAAAGTCCTGAAGATTTGGAAAGGCTTTACTGTGAGATTCATCTTTTGAAAACATTGAAACACagaaatattatgaaattctACACTTCTTGGGTTGATATTGCTAATAGAAACATCAATTTTGTTACTGAAATGTTCACTTCTGGTACTCTTAGACA GTATAGGTTGAAGCATAAGAGAGTTGATATTAGAGCTGTGAAGCATTGGTGCAGGCAGATTTTGAGGGGGCTTCATTATTTGCATAGCCATGAGCCTCCTGTGATCCATAGAGATCTCAAGtgtgataatatttttgttaatgggAATCAAGGGGAGGTTAAGATTGGTGATCTTGGACTTGCTGCAATTCTCAGGAAATCTCATGCTGATCATTGTGTGG GGACACCCGAGTTTATGGCTCCAGAAGTGTACGCGGAGGCGTACAACGAATTAGTCGATATCTATTCATTTGGAATGTGCATGCTGGAGATGATAACTTTCGAGTATCCATACAGCGAATGCACTCATCCCGCTCAGATCTACAAGAAAGTCATATCT GGGAGAAAACCAGATGCCTTGTACAAAGTGAAGGATCCCGAAGTGCGACGGTTCATCGATAAGTGTTTGGCAACCGTTTCGCTTAGGCTATCGGCATCGGAGCTTTTGAATGATGCTTTTCTTCAAGTTGATAATGGCGAATATGATCTAAGAACTGTTGATTATGACAGCTCTTTTTGTAATGGATATCCATATGATTATAGTTTTGAAGCTTCAAGTGAGTCAGGTTATCATCCAATTGATACTGAAACCAATGGCATTGAACTTTTTGAGTATTGTGAAGGTGAACACTCTGATGATGTTGATATCAGCATCAAAGGGAAGATGAGAGAAGGTGGTAGCATCTTCTTAAGACTCAGAATTGCAGATAAAGAAG GGCGTATCAGGAACATTTATTTCCCGTTCGACGTCGAGACGGATACAGCATTGAGTGTTACGAGGGAAATGGTTGCAGAGCTGGATATTACAGATCAAGACGTAACGAGAATTGCTGATATGATCGACGGGGAAATCGCTTCCTTGGTGCCTGAATGGAGGTCGGGTTCGAGGCAAAGCTATTGCCATAATTGTGCTACTGCTACTTACAACAATGCCATAATTCAGAACTCTGAGGTAGCTCCATGCTGTGGACATCGACATGCTTCGATTCACGGTCGTTTTGAGGAG ATAATGTATCAAGCTGACGAGTCCGAGAATCATACAGCAGAGGCTGCAGAAAATGTGTCGAGCCTTTCTGTTTGCTTGAATTATCCCGAAACGTGGGGACGTCGTGAAAGCCATGAACTTAGTTCAATGAGCTCAAGACATAGCCACTCGGATGAAGATTACGAGAAAATAGAACGATCAGTTACAGTCACGGACACGAAAGAAGTGATAATCGAACGTAAAACTGCTCTTAACACGAGACGCTCGCTTCGGAGCCTATTGAATTCCCCTTCATTAGATGATGTTCAACAAGAAATGAGATGGATTAAGGCCAAGTACCAAATAGAATTAAGCAAGCTCAGAGATGATAGGTATGCTCGAGACACGAACCGAAGTAGTACCGATAGCCATGTTTATACAAATAGTAGCTGTTGCGGTACAGACTCGGAAAGAGCTCGAAATCGCAAGGCCATGGAGGCGGCCTCCATTGTGGAGAAGGTAGTCACTGCTAAAAATGCCTGCACTGGTTCATTGCTGCCAAGCTCACTTCATAGAACTATCTCTCTCCCAGTTGATGCTGTGAATATGTAA
- the LOC111805376 gene encoding serine/threonine-protein kinase WNK1-like: protein MVAELDITDQDVTRIADMIDGEIASLVPEWRSGSRQSYCHNCATATYNNAIIQNSEVAPCCGHRHASIHGRFEEIMYQADESENHTAEAAENVSSLSVCLNYPETWGRRESHELSSMSSRHSHSDEDYEKIERSVTVTDTKEVIIERKTALNTRRSLRSLLNSPSLDDVQQEMRWIKAKYQIELSKLRDDRYARDTNRSSTDSHVYTNSSCCGTDSERARNRKAMEAASIVEKVVTAKNACTGSLLPSSLHRTISLPVDAVNM, encoded by the coding sequence ATGGTTGCAGAGCTGGATATTACAGATCAAGACGTAACGAGAATTGCTGATATGATCGACGGGGAAATCGCTTCCTTGGTGCCTGAATGGAGGTCGGGTTCGAGGCAAAGCTATTGCCATAATTGTGCTACTGCTACTTACAACAATGCCATAATTCAGAACTCTGAGGTAGCTCCATGCTGTGGACATCGACATGCTTCGATTCACGGTCGTTTTGAGGAGATAATGTATCAAGCTGACGAGTCCGAGAATCATACAGCAGAGGCTGCAGAAAATGTGTCGAGCCTTTCTGTTTGCTTGAATTATCCCGAAACGTGGGGACGTCGTGAAAGCCATGAACTTAGTTCAATGAGCTCAAGACATAGCCACTCGGATGAAGATTACGAGAAAATAGAACGATCAGTTACAGTCACGGACACGAAAGAAGTGATAATCGAACGTAAAACTGCTCTTAACACGAGACGCTCGCTTCGGAGCCTATTGAATTCCCCTTCATTAGATGATGTTCAACAAGAAATGAGATGGATTAAGGCCAAGTACCAAATAGAATTAAGCAAGCTCAGAGATGATAGGTATGCTCGAGACACGAACCGAAGTAGTACCGATAGCCATGTTTATACAAATAGTAGCTGTTGCGGTACAGACTCGGAAAGAGCTCGAAATCGCAAGGCCATGGAGGCGGCCTCCATTGTGGAGAAGGTAGTCACTGCTAAAAATGCCTGCACTGGTTCATTGCTGCCAAGCTCACTTCATAGAACTATCTCTCTCCCAGTTGATGCTGTGAATATGTAA